From the genome of Methanobrevibacter smithii ATCC 35061, one region includes:
- a CDS encoding zinc-ribbon domain-containing protein: MQFCPNCGRKLDDDATFCSECGFDIKNNKSPTIKSSDNEILGNNGLVIGGLIVAAIVILLIVLAMSTSHIETINGVDFNIPAGYSKVNETDGGDTYIYKNSDNDCFLITVKFESKSWLNEMSKDALYSRKFIDGTEGWIKEPFDVYSSYMFVYYDKNTGNEVTICTSSESLIEEIIT, encoded by the coding sequence ATGCAATTTTGTCCAAACTGTGGCAGAAAATTAGATGATGATGCTACTTTTTGCAGTGAATGTGGTTTTGATATTAAAAATAATAAATCTCCAACAATTAAATCATCAGATAATGAGATTTTAGGAAATAATGGGCTTGTTATTGGTGGATTAATTGTCGCAGCAATAGTTATTTTATTAATTGTTTTAGCTATGTCAACATCACATATTGAAACAATCAATGGAGTTGATTTTAATATTCCTGCAGGTTATAGTAAAGTAAATGAAACTGATGGTGGTGACACATATATTTATAAAAATAGTGATAATGATTGTTTTCTTATTACAGTAAAATTTGAATCAAAGTCTTGGCTAAATGAAATGTCTAAAGATGCATTATATTCTCGAAAATTCATTGATGGAACAGAAGGGTGGATTAAAGAGCCTTTTGATGTATATAGTTCATATATGTTTGTGTATTATGATAAGAACACAGGTAATGAAGTAACTATATGCACATCTAGTGAATCTTTAATTGAAGAGATTATTACCTAA
- a CDS encoding zinc ribbon domain-containing protein, with the protein MFCPKCGKDLPDNSKFCKYCGSQIKNKGTLSHVPASAGDDEKSKNIIIVGLVALIVVLIVVFAAIGTGMFSGSDEGMSSDASSSSSSVSGDSGVQSLSLSSFPVSEAPGLAQAIKDNGGNFPVNYKSLSLSKSQCLYILTKSVSLIGHGDSGATISVGNPSYAPHPSGRDYSNSIAQANYVDMSDRFASWIDRNGQVPNYVGIYAGGVPDISPSKMLDIEIAILLQYGSTGTLPSSVSV; encoded by the coding sequence ATGTTTTGTCCTAAATGTGGAAAAGATTTACCTGATAATTCAAAATTTTGTAAATATTGTGGAAGTCAAATTAAAAATAAAGGAACTTTAAGTCATGTTCCTGCATCTGCAGGAGATGACGAAAAAAGCAAAAATATAATTATTGTAGGTTTAGTTGCATTGATAGTTGTTTTGATTGTTGTTTTTGCAGCTATCGGTACTGGAATGTTCAGCGGTTCTGATGAGGGGATGTCTTCAGATGCTTCTTCATCATCATCTTCTGTAAGTGGGGATTCCGGAGTCCAGTCACTGTCTTTAAGTAGTTTTCCAGTTTCTGAAGCACCTGGATTAGCACAGGCTATTAAAGATAATGGTGGCAATTTCCCGGTTAATTATAAGTCATTGTCCTTATCCAAATCACAGTGTCTCTATATTTTAACAAAATCCGTGTCCCTGATTGGTCATGGAGATAGCGGAGCAACTATTTCTGTTGGAAATCCGTCTTATGCACCTCATCCTAGCGGTCGTGATTATTCAAATTCAATAGCTCAGGCTAATTATGTGGATATGTCTGACAGATTTGCTTCATGGATTGATAGAAACGGTCAGGTTCCAAACTATGTCGGAATTTATGCAGGTGGTGTTCCAGATATTTCTCCGTCTAAAATGTTGGATATTGAAATAGCTATTTTGCTTCAATATGGAAGTACCGGTACTTTGCCGTCATCGGTTTCTGTTTAA
- a CDS encoding zinc-ribbon domain-containing protein translates to MKCENCGFENNEKAKFCTRCGASLVQQNEAPTQQKNGNNTKYLIVGLTAIIIVLICAIGYFAINLNEGGADQSSDYSSDSSADSTSSVDESSSTSSSESSSSKSGEWKLIGSYSGSGSGSQAVSVPAGKIMVKITAYPIKNYATNHLYVSGSNGQSAGVDWGSRSAVASRYDSLTYESSSSETFNIDYYETVSWSVEFYKYE, encoded by the coding sequence ATGAAATGTGAAAATTGTGGGTTTGAAAATAATGAAAAAGCTAAATTTTGCACCCGTTGCGGTGCATCGTTAGTCCAGCAAAATGAAGCCCCGACTCAACAAAAAAATGGAAATAATACAAAATATTTGATTGTTGGTTTAACTGCAATTATTATTGTTCTTATATGCGCAATCGGCTATTTTGCAATAAATTTAAATGAAGGTGGTGCAGATCAGTCAAGCGACTATTCTTCAGATAGTTCAGCTGATTCCACATCTTCAGTTGATGAATCTAGTTCCACTTCAAGTTCTGAATCCAGCTCAAGCAAATCTGGTGAATGGAAATTAATAGGTTCATATTCGGGTTCAGGTTCAGGTTCCCAGGCTGTTAGTGTTCCTGCAGGTAAAATAATGGTTAAGATTACAGCATATCCTATTAAAAATTATGCTACTAATCATTTATATGTTTCAGGTTCTAACGGTCAGTCAGCTGGTGTTGATTGGGGTTCTAGAAGTGCAGTTGCAAGTAGGTATGATTCTCTTACTTATGAATCATCGTCTTCAGAAACTTTCAATATTGATTATTATGAAACTGTAAGTTGGTCTGTTGAATTTTATAAATACGAATGA
- a CDS encoding MATE family efflux transporter: MANKNVEVMRGNPETAVKKLAIPIMISMLLTASYNIIDGVWIAGLGQEAIAGIGFITPIFMILNGVSVGLGSGATSSISRFVGAKNHKKASQSAAHSLLIFLIASVVLTIVLLILQEPLLKLYGASGESLAQGIKYGTPLFLGLFAFIFANGASGILRGEGDMKRAMYAVVVSVILNAILDPICIYILGWGSAGAAIATILSSICSAIVILYWILVKKDTYVDVNLGEFKFDSSIAKDILKVGIPASMDMLVMSIAMSLYMIFISSIAGEFGIASFTSGQRLYLFAIMPLTAIGTAVTAVVGSSFGAKNGEYISRAHKFGAKFGIIFGTCVTLILVVFATQLSTIFAYTAETAHLVPEITRYLQIACLSLPLTGAGMASTFFYQGIGKGTISLSWTIIREVIFTVGATFFFGIYLGWGLIGIWAGLAIGRAAASILNYLYARYTIKGIRETLGN; encoded by the coding sequence GTTAAGAAATTGGCGATTCCAATTATGATTTCTATGCTTTTAACAGCATCATATAATATTATTGATGGGGTATGGATAGCAGGGCTTGGTCAGGAAGCTATTGCAGGTATTGGTTTTATAACTCCGATTTTCATGATATTGAATGGGGTAAGTGTAGGACTTGGAAGTGGTGCAACAAGTAGTATAAGTCGTTTTGTTGGAGCTAAAAATCATAAGAAAGCCAGTCAGTCAGCAGCACATTCTTTGCTGATTTTTTTAATAGCTTCCGTAGTTTTAACAATTGTATTGTTAATTCTTCAGGAACCCTTGCTTAAATTATACGGAGCAAGTGGTGAGTCATTAGCTCAGGGAATTAAATATGGAACTCCTCTATTTTTAGGTTTATTTGCTTTTATATTTGCAAATGGTGCAAGTGGTATCCTTCGTGGAGAAGGAGATATGAAAAGAGCAATGTATGCAGTTGTTGTTTCTGTAATATTAAATGCAATTTTAGATCCGATATGTATTTACATTTTAGGATGGGGATCAGCAGGAGCAGCTATTGCAACAATTTTAAGTTCCATCTGCTCAGCTATTGTTATATTATATTGGATTTTAGTTAAAAAGGACACATATGTGGATGTTAATTTAGGTGAATTTAAATTTGATTCCAGCATAGCTAAAGATATTTTAAAAGTAGGTATTCCAGCATCAATGGATATGCTTGTAATGTCTATTGCAATGTCTTTGTATATGATATTTATTTCTTCAATTGCCGGAGAATTTGGAATAGCGTCATTTACATCAGGTCAGAGATTATACTTGTTTGCAATAATGCCGCTTACAGCTATTGGAACAGCAGTTACAGCAGTTGTAGGCAGTTCATTTGGAGCTAAAAACGGAGAGTATATTTCAAGAGCACATAAATTCGGTGCAAAATTTGGAATAATATTTGGAACATGTGTAACTCTTATTTTAGTAGTTTTTGCAACTCAGTTATCTACTATATTTGCATATACTGCTGAAACTGCACATTTGGTTCCGGAAATAACCAGATATTTGCAAATAGCCTGTCTTTCTCTACCTTTAACCGGTGCAGGAATGGCTTCAACTTTCTTTTATCAGGGAATTGGAAAAGGAACAATCAGTTTATCCTGGACAATTATAAGGGAAGTTATTTTCACTGTCGGAGCCACATTTTTCTTCGGAATTTATTTGGGCTGGGGATTAATTGGTATTTGGGCAGGATTGGCTATCGGACGTGCTGCTGCCAGTATCTTAAATTACCTCTATGCAAGGTACACTATTAAGGGAATTAGAGAAACACTCGGAAACTAA